The Salmo salar chromosome ssa06, Ssal_v3.1, whole genome shotgun sequence genome window below encodes:
- the ctgf gene encoding connective tissue growth factor precursor, translating to MSAGMNMRLISFFCLTLSYLAVAQECSGQCSCPDVPPQCTPGVSLVPDACGCCRVCAKQMGELCTDRDMCDPHKGLFCDFGSPINRRIGVCTAKGGATCVMGGMVYRSGESFQSSCKYQCTCLDGAVGCIPLCSMDIRLPSPDCPMPRRVKVPEKCCEEWVCDAPQNTNIFVGSALAAYREEETYGPDPSMMRENCLVQTTEWSACSKTCGLGISTKVTNDNRECRLEKQSRLCMVRPCESHMEQSIRKGKKCIRTPRVSKPMKFEISGCTTTKSYRPKFCGVCTDGRCCTPHRTTTLPMEFKCPDGQVMKKQMMFIKTCACHYNCPGENDIFESMYYKKMLGDMA from the exons ATGTCTGCTGGAATGAACATGAGGCTGATTTCTTtcttctgtctcactctctcctacCTG GCTGTGGCTCAGGAGTGCAGTGGGCAGTGTAGTTGCCCTGATGTGCCCCCCCAGTGTACCCCTGGTGTGAGCCTGGTGCCCGATGCCTGCGGCTGTTGCAGGGTCTGTGCCAAGCAGATGGGCGAGCTTTGCACAGACAGGGACATGTGCGACCCCCACAAAGGACTCTTCTGTGACTTCGGCTCCCCCATCAACCGCCGCATAGGAGTCTGCACAG ctaAGGGTGGCGCCACCTGTGTGATGGGTGGGATGGTGTACAGGAGTGGAGAGTCCTTCCAGAGCAGCTGTAAATACCAGTGCACGTGCCTGGACGGTGCCGTGGGCTGTATTCCCCTGTGCAGCATGGACATCCGCCTGCCCAGCCCTGACTGCCCCATGCCCCGCCGCGTCAAAGTGCCTGAGAAGTGCTGCGAGGAGTGGGTGTGCGATGCCCCCCAAAACACAAACATCTTTGTGGGCTCTGCTCTCGCTG cttacagagaggaggagacctaCGGGCCTGACCCCTCCATGATGAGGGAGAACTGCCTGGTCCAGACCACTGAGTGGAGCGCCTGCTCTAAAACCTGCGGCCTGGGCATCTCTACCAAAGTAACCAACGACAACCGCGAGTGCCGCCTGGAGAAACAGTCTCGTCTGTGCATGGTCAGACCCTGCGAGTCCCACATGGAGCAGAGCATTAGG AAGGGAAAGAAATGCATCCGCACACCAAGAGTGTCCAAGCCCATGAAGTTTGAGATCTCTGGCTGCACCACCACCAAGTCCTACCGCCCCAAGTTCTGCGGAGTGTGCACCGACGGTCGCTGCTGCACCCCCCACAGAACCACCACCCTGCCCATGGAGTTCAAGTGCCCCGACGGCCAGGTCATGAAGAAGCAGATGATGTTCATCAAGACCTGCGCGTGCCACTACAACTGCCCCGGCGAGAATGACATCTTTGAGTCCATGTACTACAAGAAGATGCTGGGAGACATGGCGTAA